The following are from one region of the Mycolicibacterium diernhoferi genome:
- a CDS encoding AAA family ATPase: MSLPARPAPLFTDIDDVAKRLAETGYLPDKATATAVFLADRLGKPLLVEGPAGVGKTELARAVAQTTGSELVRLQCYEGVDEARALYEWNHAKQILRIQAGTAGTGDWDRTKTDVFTEEFLLSRPLLTAIRRTDPTVLLIDETDKADIEIEGLLLEVLSDFAVTVPELGTIKAERPPFVLLTSNATRELSEALKRRCLFLHIGFPDPGLERRILLSRVPELPDRIAAELVRIIGVLRGMQLKKVPSVAETIDWGRTILALGMDTIDDEAIAATLGVVLKHQSDQIKAAGELRLN, encoded by the coding sequence ATGAGCCTTCCTGCCCGCCCTGCGCCGCTGTTCACCGACATCGACGATGTCGCCAAGCGGCTCGCCGAGACCGGCTACCTGCCCGACAAGGCCACCGCCACAGCGGTTTTCCTCGCCGACCGGCTCGGTAAGCCACTGCTGGTCGAGGGGCCGGCCGGTGTCGGCAAGACCGAGTTGGCCCGCGCCGTCGCGCAGACCACCGGATCCGAGCTGGTGCGGCTGCAGTGTTACGAGGGTGTCGACGAGGCCCGCGCCCTCTACGAGTGGAACCACGCCAAGCAGATCCTGCGGATACAAGCGGGAACCGCGGGGACCGGAGACTGGGACCGGACCAAGACCGACGTGTTCACCGAGGAGTTCCTGCTGAGCCGGCCGCTGCTGACCGCGATCCGGCGCACCGACCCGACCGTGCTGCTCATCGACGAGACCGACAAGGCCGACATCGAGATCGAGGGCCTGCTGCTGGAGGTGCTGTCCGACTTCGCGGTGACGGTGCCCGAACTCGGCACCATCAAGGCCGAACGCCCGCCGTTCGTGCTGCTCACCTCGAACGCCACCCGGGAGCTGTCCGAGGCGCTCAAACGGCGCTGCCTGTTCCTGCACATCGGTTTCCCCGATCCGGGTCTGGAGCGGCGCATCCTGCTGTCGCGGGTTCCCGAGCTGCCCGACCGGATCGCCGCCGAGCTGGTGCGGATCATCGGGGTGCTGCGCGGCATGCAGCTCAAGAAGGTGCCGTCGGTGGCCGAGACCATCGACTGGGGCCGCACCATCCTGGCGCTGGGCATGGACACCATCGACGACGAGGCGATCGCCGCGACGCTCGGAGTGGTGCTCAAACATCAGTCCGACCAGATCAAGGCCGCCGGGGAGCTGAGGTTGAACTGA
- a CDS encoding glutamate-5-semialdehyde dehydrogenase: MSASVEFDLRSQVHDAAAAARVASRALVSLSTIAKNRALHAAADAVLAHAHGILAANTEDVEAARASGTAEAMLDRLALNPQRIDGIAAGLRQVAGLPDPVGEVLRGSTLPNGLQLRQQRVPLGVVGIVYEGRPNVTVDAFGLTLKSGNAVLLRGSSSAARSNAALVRALREALVAEGLPADAVQLLPSDDRSSVTHLIQARGLVDVVIPRGGAGLIAAVVRDATVPTIETGVGNCHVFVHAAADLDVAERILLNAKTRRPSVCNAAETLLVDRAAAEIALPRLLNALQDAGVTVHADPTDEELRAEFLSMDIAVQVVDGVDGAIAHINEYGSGHTEAIVTTELAAAQRFTEQVDAAAVMVNASTAFTDGEQFGFGAEIGISTQKLHARGPMGLPELTSTKWIVWGDGQTRPA, translated from the coding sequence ATGAGCGCTTCTGTCGAATTTGATCTGCGCAGTCAGGTCCACGACGCCGCGGCCGCGGCCCGGGTGGCCTCCCGCGCGCTGGTCAGCCTGAGCACCATCGCGAAGAATCGCGCGCTGCATGCCGCCGCCGACGCCGTGCTGGCCCACGCGCACGGCATCCTGGCCGCCAACACCGAAGACGTCGAGGCCGCGCGCGCCTCGGGTACCGCCGAGGCGATGCTCGACCGGCTGGCACTCAACCCGCAGCGCATCGACGGCATCGCGGCCGGATTGCGGCAGGTCGCCGGCCTGCCCGACCCGGTCGGGGAGGTGCTGCGCGGCAGCACCCTGCCCAACGGGCTGCAGCTGCGCCAGCAGCGGGTGCCGCTGGGCGTGGTCGGCATCGTCTACGAGGGCAGGCCCAATGTCACCGTCGACGCCTTCGGTCTGACCCTGAAGTCGGGCAATGCGGTGTTGCTGCGCGGCAGTTCGTCGGCGGCCCGCTCCAACGCCGCGTTGGTACGGGCGTTGCGGGAGGCGCTGGTCGCCGAGGGCCTGCCCGCCGATGCGGTGCAACTGCTGCCCAGCGATGACCGCTCCAGTGTCACCCACCTGATCCAGGCCCGCGGGCTCGTCGACGTGGTGATCCCGCGCGGCGGTGCCGGCCTGATCGCCGCGGTGGTGCGCGACGCCACCGTCCCGACCATCGAGACCGGCGTCGGCAATTGTCACGTCTTCGTGCACGCTGCGGCCGATCTCGATGTGGCAGAACGCATCCTGCTGAATGCCAAGACGCGCCGGCCCAGCGTCTGCAATGCCGCCGAGACGCTGCTGGTCGACCGGGCCGCGGCCGAGATCGCCCTGCCGCGACTGCTCAACGCGCTGCAGGACGCGGGCGTCACCGTGCACGCCGACCCCACCGACGAGGAACTGCGCGCCGAGTTCCTGTCGATGGACATCGCCGTGCAGGTGGTCGACGGTGTCGATGGCGCCATCGCGCACATCAACGAGTACGGCTCCGGCCACACCGAGGCCATCGTCACCACCGAACTGGCTGCGGCCCAACGGTTCACCGAGCAGGTGGACGCGGCCGCGGTGATGGTGAACGCGTCGACCGCCTTCACCGACGGGGAGCAGTTCGGTTTCGGTGCCGAGATCGGCATCTCCACCCAGAAGTTGCACGCCCGGGGCCCGATGGGCCTGCCCGAACTGACCTCGACCAAATGGATTGTGTGGGGCGACGGCCAGACCCGTCCCGCCTGA
- a CDS encoding ribokinase, whose translation MARVCVVGSVNMDLVFAVDTLPAPGATVLASQLTRAPGGKGGNQAIAAARAGADVVLVAAVGVDDTGEALRVHLERNGVDTAGVLALPVPSGTASIVVDAQAENVIVVAPGANAHLALTSPRLRELIADCDVLLMQLEIPTETALTAARLGRAVGATVLLNASPAGADPDALAQLAEVTDVVIVNEDEARRWVWPVPHLVTTLGARGAAHRTADAQTEVPAPAVEPVDTSGAGDVFAGVLAAGWSDDPAHALRRACAAGALATLVPGAGDCAPHDEAIEDALS comes from the coding sequence ATGGCGCGGGTATGTGTGGTCGGCAGTGTGAACATGGACCTCGTTTTCGCCGTGGACACCCTCCCGGCGCCGGGTGCGACGGTGCTGGCCTCGCAGCTGACCCGCGCCCCCGGCGGCAAGGGCGGCAACCAGGCGATCGCGGCCGCCCGGGCGGGCGCCGATGTGGTGCTGGTGGCCGCCGTCGGCGTCGACGACACCGGCGAGGCGCTGCGGGTCCACCTGGAGCGCAACGGTGTCGATACCGCCGGGGTGCTGGCGCTGCCGGTGCCGAGCGGGACCGCGAGCATCGTGGTGGACGCACAGGCCGAGAACGTCATCGTGGTGGCGCCGGGGGCCAACGCCCATCTGGCGCTGACCTCGCCGCGGCTGCGTGAGCTGATCGCCGACTGCGACGTGCTGCTGATGCAACTGGAGATCCCCACCGAGACCGCGCTGACCGCGGCCCGCCTCGGGCGCGCGGTCGGCGCGACGGTGCTGCTGAACGCCTCCCCGGCGGGCGCCGATCCCGACGCGCTCGCGCAACTGGCCGAGGTCACCGATGTGGTGATCGTCAACGAGGACGAGGCCCGGCGCTGGGTCTGGCCGGTGCCGCACCTGGTCACCACGCTCGGGGCGCGCGGCGCCGCCCACCGCACCGCCGATGCGCAGACCGAGGTGCCGGCCCCGGCGGTCGAACCCGTGGACACCAGCGGCGCCGGGGATGTGTTCGCCGGGGTGCTGGCCGCCGGGTGGTCCGACGATCCGGCCCACGCGCTGCGGCGGGCGTGCGCCGCCGGGGCGCTGGCCACCCTGGTCCCGGGCGCCGGTGACTGCGCGCCGCACGACGAGGCCATCGAGGACGCGTTGAGCTGA
- a CDS encoding NAD(+) synthase: MDFYSAYRHGFVRVAACTHHTTLADPAANAESVLQLARECHDEGVGLAVFPELTLCGYSIEDILLQDTLLDAVEDAVATVVAASVDLLPVLVIGAPLRHRNRVYNTAVVIHRGEVLGVVPKSFLPTYREFYERRQLAPGDGVTGTIRLGAGGATGNGQEVPFGADLLFAAADLPDFVLHVEICEDMWVPVPPSAQAALAGATVLANLSGSPITIGRADDRKLLAKSASSRCLAAYVYAAAGEGESTTDLAWDGQTMIYENGVLLAESERFPKGVRRSVADVDVSLLRAERLRMGTFDDNARHHRSTVDAFRRVEFTLDPPAGDIGLLRRVERFPFVPSDPTRLQQDCYEAYNIQVAGLEQRLRALHFPKVVIGVSGGLDSTHALIVAARAMDRENRPRSDILAFTMPGFATGDRTKTNAIALSRALGVTFAEIDIRDTAQLMLTEMDHPFGRGEKVYDVTFENVQAGLRTDYLFRLANQRGGIVLGTGDLSELALGWSTYGVGDQMSHYNVNGGVPKTLIQHLIRWVISSGQFEDAVDEVLQSVLDTEITPELVPTGEDEEIQSSEAKVGPYVLQDFSLFQVLRYGFGPAKVAFLAWHAWRDAEHGHWPLGYPLDKRPSYSLTEIRHWLTVFAQRFYSFSQFKRSALPNGPKVSAGGALSPRGDWRAPSDMSARIWLDAIDRDIPRD, translated from the coding sequence GTGGACTTCTACTCCGCCTACCGCCACGGATTCGTGCGGGTGGCCGCCTGTACCCACCACACCACGCTCGCCGACCCGGCGGCCAACGCCGAATCGGTGTTGCAGCTGGCCAGGGAGTGCCACGACGAGGGCGTCGGGCTGGCGGTCTTCCCCGAACTGACACTGTGTGGTTACTCGATCGAGGACATCCTGCTGCAGGACACCCTGCTCGATGCCGTCGAGGACGCCGTGGCGACGGTCGTGGCGGCGTCGGTGGATCTGCTGCCGGTCCTGGTGATCGGGGCGCCGCTGCGGCACCGCAACCGGGTCTACAACACCGCCGTGGTGATCCACCGCGGAGAGGTGCTCGGGGTGGTGCCCAAATCGTTCCTGCCCACCTACCGCGAGTTCTATGAACGCCGCCAGCTCGCCCCCGGCGACGGCGTCACCGGCACCATCCGGCTGGGTGCCGGCGGAGCGACCGGGAACGGGCAAGAGGTGCCGTTCGGGGCCGATCTGCTGTTCGCCGCCGCCGACCTGCCGGATTTCGTGCTGCACGTCGAGATCTGTGAGGACATGTGGGTGCCGGTGCCGCCGAGCGCGCAGGCCGCCCTGGCCGGCGCGACGGTGCTGGCCAACCTGTCCGGCAGTCCCATCACCATCGGACGGGCCGACGATCGCAAACTGCTGGCCAAGTCGGCGTCCTCGCGCTGCCTGGCCGCCTACGTCTACGCCGCCGCCGGTGAGGGCGAGTCCACCACCGACCTGGCCTGGGACGGCCAGACGATGATCTATGAAAACGGGGTGCTGCTCGCCGAATCCGAGCGGTTCCCGAAGGGGGTGCGGCGCAGCGTCGCCGACGTCGACGTATCGCTGCTGCGCGCCGAGCGGCTGCGGATGGGCACCTTCGACGACAACGCCCGCCACCACCGCAGCACCGTCGACGCGTTCCGTCGGGTCGAGTTCACCCTCGACCCGCCGGCCGGTGACATCGGGCTGCTGCGCCGGGTGGAACGTTTCCCGTTCGTGCCGTCCGACCCGACCCGGCTGCAGCAGGACTGCTACGAGGCCTACAACATCCAGGTGGCCGGGCTGGAACAGCGATTGCGTGCCCTGCATTTCCCGAAGGTCGTCATCGGCGTGTCCGGCGGGTTGGACTCCACCCACGCGCTCATCGTCGCCGCCCGCGCGATGGACCGGGAGAACCGGCCCCGCAGCGACATTCTGGCGTTCACCATGCCCGGTTTCGCCACCGGCGACCGCACCAAGACCAATGCCATCGCGCTGAGCCGGGCGCTGGGCGTGACGTTCGCCGAGATCGACATCCGTGACACCGCGCAGTTGATGCTCACCGAGATGGACCATCCGTTCGGGCGCGGGGAGAAGGTGTACGACGTCACCTTCGAGAACGTGCAGGCCGGGTTGCGCACCGACTATCTGTTCCGGCTGGCCAACCAGCGCGGCGGCATCGTGCTGGGCACCGGGGATCTGTCCGAGTTGGCGCTGGGCTGGTCGACCTACGGTGTGGGCGACCAGATGTCGCACTACAACGTCAACGGCGGGGTGCCCAAGACGCTGATCCAGCACCTCATCCGGTGGGTCATCTCCTCGGGCCAGTTCGAGGACGCCGTCGATGAGGTGCTGCAGTCGGTGCTCGATACCGAGATCACCCCGGAGTTGGTGCCCACGGGGGAGGACGAGGAGATCCAGAGCAGCGAGGCCAAGGTGGGTCCGTATGTGCTGCAGGACTTCTCGCTGTTCCAGGTGTTGCGCTACGGCTTCGGCCCGGCGAAGGTGGCCTTCCTGGCCTGGCATGCCTGGCGTGATGCCGAGCACGGGCACTGGCCGCTGGGCTACCCGCTGGACAAGCGACCGTCATACTCCCTCACCGAGATTCGGCACTGGTTGACGGTCTTCGCGCAGCGCTTCTACTCGTTTTCCCAGTTCAAGCGATCCGCCCTGCCCAACGGCCCCAAGGTCTCCGCCGGTGGGGCGCTGTCCCCGCGCGGTGACTGGCGGGCGCCGTCGGACATGTCGGCGCGGATCTGGCTGGACGCCATCGATCGGGACATCCCGCGGGACTAG
- a CDS encoding phosphotransferase family protein, giving the protein MWLSPDQLADRRERAATAALEAGRAAGLDADRATVLHDVFSVVVHLEPTPVVARIPVVLPPGYTPQLQHARQQRELDVVAWLDAHRVPVVPTSPLVPRTPVRHGGFGMTFWELADVAADHEPYSGVAIAESARLHAGLAGYPGPLPFLAPFNEAAPGMFAHLEPCDLLGAADIERARAEYAALRGVLADPTVFAARYPGVGLQAVQGDGPSHNVIRTTDGIRFSDFEDVSLGPVEWDLAMLGPEAVAEYDDAADRLGLRRTDAGVQQLMDAARRLQFISCVTLVPRLPVLAEGLASVIESWRATDSHAAPN; this is encoded by the coding sequence ATGTGGCTCTCACCCGATCAGCTGGCCGATCGCCGGGAGCGGGCAGCGACGGCCGCGCTGGAGGCCGGCCGGGCCGCCGGACTGGACGCCGACCGGGCCACCGTCTTGCACGATGTGTTCTCGGTGGTCGTGCACCTGGAACCCACTCCGGTCGTGGCCCGCATCCCGGTGGTACTGCCGCCGGGCTACACCCCGCAGCTCCAGCACGCCCGCCAGCAGCGGGAACTCGACGTCGTCGCCTGGCTGGACGCCCACCGGGTGCCCGTCGTGCCCACCAGCCCGCTGGTGCCGCGCACCCCGGTGCGCCACGGCGGGTTCGGCATGACGTTCTGGGAACTGGCCGACGTCGCGGCCGACCACGAACCCTATTCCGGGGTGGCCATCGCCGAGAGCGCCCGGCTGCACGCCGGGCTGGCCGGCTACCCGGGGCCGCTACCGTTCCTGGCCCCGTTCAACGAGGCGGCCCCCGGGATGTTCGCGCACCTGGAGCCCTGCGACCTGCTCGGCGCCGCCGATATCGAGCGGGCCCGCGCCGAATACGCGGCCCTGCGCGGCGTGCTCGCCGACCCCACGGTGTTCGCCGCGCGATACCCCGGCGTGGGGCTGCAAGCCGTCCAGGGAGATGGCCCGTCGCACAACGTCATCCGCACCACCGACGGGATCAGATTCTCCGACTTCGAGGACGTGTCGCTCGGTCCGGTCGAATGGGACCTGGCGATGCTCGGGCCCGAGGCGGTCGCCGAGTACGACGACGCCGCGGACCGGCTCGGCCTGCGACGCACCGACGCGGGGGTGCAACAACTCATGGACGCCGCCCGCAGGCTGCAGTTCATCAGCTGCGTGACGCTGGTGCCGCGGCTCCCGGTGCTGGCCGAGGGGCTCGCGTCGGTGATCGAAAGTTGGCGGGCAACGGACTCCCACGCGGCGCCGAACTAG
- a CDS encoding NAD-dependent protein deacetylase, with amino-acid sequence MDAPELVAALAGRRVAVLTGAGMSTDSGIPDYRGPDSPPSNPMTITQFRSDPMFRQRYWARNHLGWRHMDRTAPNAGHRALARLEDAGVVSGLITQNVDLLHTKAGSKQVVNLHGTYAQVICLSCGYTMTREALADELEALNPGFAERAGHVGGIAVAPDADAVVEDTTSFRYLDCPRCAGMLKPDIVYFGESVPKERVQQAFSLVDAAEALLVAGSSLTVFSGYRFVRHAAGAGKPVAIINRGPTRGDALAGVKVEAGCSEMLTLLAGELPTTVSVR; translated from the coding sequence ATGGATGCTCCCGAACTGGTCGCGGCGCTGGCCGGGCGCCGGGTGGCGGTACTCACCGGCGCCGGGATGTCGACCGATTCGGGTATCCCGGACTACCGCGGGCCGGACTCCCCGCCCAGCAACCCGATGACGATCACCCAGTTCCGGTCCGATCCGATGTTCCGGCAGCGGTATTGGGCCCGTAACCATCTCGGCTGGCGGCACATGGACCGGACCGCGCCCAACGCCGGGCACCGGGCGCTGGCACGCCTGGAGGACGCCGGTGTGGTGAGCGGGCTGATCACCCAGAACGTCGACCTGCTGCACACCAAGGCCGGCAGCAAGCAGGTGGTGAACCTGCACGGCACCTACGCCCAGGTGATCTGCCTGTCCTGCGGGTACACCATGACCCGCGAGGCGCTGGCCGACGAACTGGAGGCCCTCAATCCCGGGTTCGCCGAACGCGCCGGGCACGTCGGCGGGATCGCGGTGGCCCCCGACGCGGACGCCGTGGTCGAGGACACCACCAGCTTCCGCTACCTGGACTGTCCGCGGTGTGCGGGCATGCTCAAGCCCGACATCGTGTACTTCGGCGAGAGTGTGCCCAAGGAGCGTGTACAGCAAGCCTTTTCGCTCGTCGACGCCGCGGAGGCGTTACTGGTGGCGGGCTCCTCGTTGACGGTGTTCTCCGGCTACCGGTTCGTCCGGCACGCGGCGGGCGCCGGCAAGCCGGTCGCCATCATCAACCGGGGCCCGACCCGCGGCGACGCGTTGGCAGGGGTCAAGGTCGAGGCCGGTTGCTCGGAGATGCTGACGCTGTTGGCCGGCGAACTCCCCACCACGGTTTCGGTGCGCTAG
- a CDS encoding cytochrome P450, whose product MTVSPITSTERAYDPIDLSSRAFWSTTAADRETAFAQLRAHRPVSWHPPVEDSLMPDPADRGYWAVTRHADVVEVSRNSEVFLSGHGVLFENIPAELLEASQSFLAMDPPRHTVIRKVVHSAFTPRQVRRIEDSIKANAADIVSELHAAGSGADFVDLCAKELPIRTLSDMVGIPESERRQVAEAADALVSWGDAVYLNGRNPLEVLVASQMYLHQVALALAADRRENPGDDLFSALVHAEVEGARLTDPEVAAFFVLLAVAGNDTTRQTTSHALKALTDSPDQRAWLQDDFDNRIGTAVEEFIRWATPVMTFRRTAATDYELGGRQINAGEKVVMFYSSANQDETVFDGPQRLDLGRDPNPHVGFGGGGRHFCLGAHVARAQLRAIIGELLGQIPQIQAGEPSLVPGNFIHGIRAMPCTF is encoded by the coding sequence ATGACTGTGTCACCGATCACATCAACCGAGCGTGCCTACGACCCGATCGACCTGTCGTCGCGGGCCTTCTGGTCGACCACTGCCGCAGATCGCGAGACCGCGTTCGCGCAATTGCGGGCCCACCGCCCGGTCAGCTGGCATCCGCCGGTCGAGGACTCGTTGATGCCCGACCCGGCCGACCGCGGCTACTGGGCGGTGACCCGGCACGCCGATGTCGTCGAGGTGAGCCGCAACAGCGAGGTGTTCCTGTCCGGCCACGGCGTGCTGTTCGAGAACATCCCGGCCGAACTGCTGGAGGCGTCCCAGTCCTTCCTGGCCATGGATCCGCCGCGGCACACCGTCATCCGCAAGGTGGTGCACTCGGCGTTCACCCCGCGCCAGGTCCGCCGGATCGAGGATTCCATCAAGGCCAACGCCGCCGACATCGTCTCCGAACTGCACGCCGCCGGCAGCGGCGCCGACTTCGTCGACCTGTGCGCCAAGGAACTGCCCATCCGCACGCTCTCGGACATGGTCGGTATTCCGGAGTCCGAACGTCGCCAGGTGGCCGAGGCCGCGGATGCGTTGGTGTCCTGGGGGGACGCGGTGTACCTGAACGGACGCAACCCGTTGGAGGTCCTGGTCGCCAGCCAGATGTACCTGCACCAGGTCGCCCTGGCGCTGGCCGCCGACCGCCGGGAGAACCCGGGCGACGACCTGTTCAGCGCCCTGGTGCACGCCGAGGTCGAGGGCGCCCGGCTGACCGACCCCGAGGTGGCCGCGTTCTTCGTCCTGCTCGCGGTCGCGGGCAACGACACCACCCGCCAGACCACGAGCCACGCACTGAAGGCACTGACCGACAGTCCCGACCAACGTGCTTGGCTGCAGGACGATTTCGACAACCGGATCGGCACCGCGGTGGAGGAGTTCATCCGCTGGGCCACCCCGGTGATGACCTTCCGGCGCACCGCGGCCACCGACTACGAGCTGGGCGGCCGGCAGATCAATGCGGGGGAGAAGGTGGTGATGTTCTACTCATCGGCCAACCAGGACGAGACCGTGTTCGACGGCCCGCAGCGCCTCGACCTGGGTCGCGACCCCAACCCGCACGTCGGATTCGGCGGTGGCGGACGGCATTTCTGCCTCGGTGCGCACGTCGCGCGGGCGCAGTTGCGGGCGATCATCGGTGAACTGCTGGGCCAGATCCCGCAGATCCAGGCCGGTGAACCGTCCCTCGTGCCGGGCAACTTCATCCACGGCATCCGCGCGATGCCGTGCACCTTCTAG
- a CDS encoding TetR/AcrR family transcriptional regulator, with protein sequence MASVTRVTRRSPANRQERREQIERKLLDATDRLMADGTSFTELSVDRLATEAGISRASFYIYFEDKGDLLRRLAGQVFADLTEDAAKWWVVAGRRDPADVLAAMTAIVASYRRHQPVLLALNEMAGYDAAVGETYRDLLNGISAQFTEVIEAGQADGSIRPGLPAATTASSLVWMVERSCQQNLPTRPTSYDAELAASLTQIIRGALYLAAD encoded by the coding sequence ATGGCATCGGTGACACGGGTGACCCGCAGGTCACCGGCCAACCGCCAGGAACGCCGCGAGCAGATCGAACGCAAGCTGCTCGACGCGACCGACCGGCTGATGGCCGACGGCACCAGCTTCACCGAGCTCAGCGTCGACCGGCTGGCCACCGAGGCCGGGATCTCCCGCGCCAGCTTCTACATCTATTTCGAGGACAAGGGCGATCTGCTGCGCCGGCTGGCCGGCCAGGTCTTCGCAGACCTCACCGAGGACGCCGCGAAATGGTGGGTGGTGGCCGGGCGCCGCGATCCCGCCGACGTGCTGGCCGCGATGACGGCGATCGTGGCCAGTTACCGCCGCCATCAGCCGGTTCTGCTGGCCCTCAACGAGATGGCCGGATACGACGCCGCAGTCGGCGAGACCTACCGGGACCTGCTGAACGGGATCTCGGCGCAGTTCACCGAGGTCATCGAAGCCGGCCAGGCCGACGGCTCGATCCGGCCCGGACTGCCCGCCGCCACCACGGCCAGCAGCCTGGTGTGGATGGTGGAGCGGTCCTGTCAACAGAATCTGCCCACCCGGCCGACCTCCTACGATGCCGAGCTGGCCGCCAGCTTGACCCAGATCATCAGGGGCGCACTCTATCTGGCAGCCGACTGA
- a CDS encoding protoporphyrinogen/coproporphyrinogen oxidase, with translation MPTFLVVGAGTTGIGAAVRLTELGIDHLVVDAGDRLGGMSASVTDEAGFTWDLGGHVLHSHFEEFDRAVEASGVGLNHVTRNGWVWLRGDGPQSLLPTPIQQQLTELPTDLYPDAPVAHLGDYYRNNFGRDLYDGFFEPYNRKMWTLPLHDIDHEWTSLRSGSAARNVPVLGLAGGPPAPASTFPYPIGGTGALWQAVHDKLMTPDSVRLRTRVLDVDPVARVARLDDGGTVSYQFCISTAPVTTALGWIGWSEPAQTLRASRLHAVGLGYRGEPPPALADKTWLYCPAESVPWYRATMLSNYDAANAGPGRWNILCEVPVFAQAPISVSEAVDGVQRSLQLLGADPARVVSRFSDTLDFGYPVPTLGRDRLLREADERLRAHGIYSRGRFGGWRYESSNQDYGYVQGRQAVDNALSGAPEDVYWHPERF, from the coding sequence GTGCCAACATTTCTCGTGGTGGGCGCCGGCACCACCGGCATCGGCGCGGCCGTCCGTCTCACCGAATTGGGTATCGATCACCTCGTCGTGGACGCGGGGGACCGGTTGGGCGGTATGTCCGCCTCGGTCACTGACGAGGCCGGCTTCACCTGGGATCTGGGCGGCCACGTGCTGCACAGCCACTTCGAGGAGTTCGATCGTGCCGTCGAGGCCAGCGGTGTCGGCCTCAATCACGTCACCCGCAACGGCTGGGTGTGGCTGCGCGGCGACGGGCCGCAGAGTCTGCTGCCCACCCCGATCCAGCAACAGCTCACCGAGCTGCCCACCGACCTGTACCCGGACGCCCCGGTGGCGCATCTGGGGGACTACTACCGCAACAACTTCGGCCGCGATCTCTACGACGGGTTCTTCGAGCCCTACAACCGCAAGATGTGGACGCTGCCGCTGCACGACATCGACCACGAATGGACGTCGCTGCGCAGCGGGAGTGCCGCGCGCAATGTGCCGGTGCTGGGCCTGGCCGGGGGACCGCCGGCACCGGCGTCGACCTTCCCGTACCCCATCGGCGGAACGGGTGCGCTGTGGCAGGCGGTGCACGACAAGCTGATGACGCCGGATTCGGTGCGGCTGCGGACCCGGGTGCTCGACGTCGACCCGGTCGCCCGGGTGGCCCGGCTCGACGACGGCGGCACGGTGTCCTACCAGTTCTGCATCAGCACCGCCCCGGTCACCACGGCACTCGGCTGGATCGGCTGGTCCGAACCGGCGCAGACGCTGCGGGCCAGTCGGCTGCACGCGGTCGGCCTCGGATATCGCGGTGAACCGCCGCCCGCTCTGGCGGACAAGACCTGGCTGTACTGCCCGGCCGAATCGGTCCCGTGGTACCGCGCGACCATGCTCAGCAACTACGACGCCGCCAACGCCGGGCCCGGCCGCTGGAACATCCTCTGCGAGGTGCCGGTCTTCGCTCAGGCCCCGATCTCGGTGAGTGAGGCGGTCGACGGTGTGCAGCGCTCACTGCAGTTGCTCGGCGCCGACCCGGCGCGGGTGGTCAGCCGGTTCTCCGACACCCTCGACTTCGGCTACCCGGTGCCCACCCTGGGCCGGGACCGGCTGCTGCGGGAGGCCGACGAGCGGCTGCGTGCGCACGGCATCTACAGCCGGGGCCGGTTCGGGGGCTGGCGCTATGAATCCTCGAACCAGGACTACGGCTATGTGCAGGGTCGTCAGGCCGTGGACAACGCGTTGTCCGGCGCGCCCGAGGATGTGTACTGGCACCCGGAGCGGTTCTAG
- a CDS encoding PIG-L deacetylase family protein, with product MPRRSVLAVGAHPDDIELGCGGALAKHVAAGDKVAMLVVTRGEEGPGRSAQRVSEQLRAVEVLGVDTLLWGEGFLDCRVSLQEFELVHLIEDAIEKVSANVVYTHVANDSHQDHRVVSRCTMGAARWVSTIMAYGGPSAVGFNPTSFIDISDCLDKKIEALMCHVSQAEASEKVSASWVRSAAEHYGFLCRRPFAEGFEPIRQVVDF from the coding sequence ATGCCACGACGTTCGGTGCTCGCGGTCGGTGCACATCCTGACGATATCGAGCTTGGCTGCGGGGGCGCCCTGGCTAAGCACGTGGCCGCCGGCGACAAGGTCGCGATGCTGGTCGTGACGCGTGGCGAGGAAGGTCCTGGCCGCTCCGCGCAGCGGGTATCCGAGCAGCTGCGCGCCGTCGAGGTGCTCGGGGTGGACACCCTGCTGTGGGGCGAGGGTTTCCTGGACTGCCGGGTGTCCCTGCAGGAGTTCGAACTCGTGCACCTCATCGAGGACGCCATCGAGAAGGTGTCGGCGAACGTGGTGTACACCCATGTGGCCAATGACAGCCACCAGGACCACCGGGTGGTCTCCCGGTGCACCATGGGCGCGGCGCGTTGGGTGTCGACGATCATGGCCTACGGCGGCCCGTCCGCGGTGGGCTTCAACCCGACGTCGTTCATCGACATCTCGGACTGCCTGGACAAGAAGATCGAGGCGCTGATGTGCCATGTCTCGCAGGCCGAGGCCAGTGAGAAGGTCAGCGCCTCGTGGGTGCGCAGCGCCGCCGAGCACTACGGCTTCCTGTGCCGGCGGCCGTTCGCCGAGGGATTCGAGCCCATCCGCCAGGTCGTCGACTTCTGA